The following coding sequences are from one uncultured Cohaesibacter sp. window:
- a CDS encoding inositol monophosphatase family protein — protein sequence MARSALLNVMVQAALKAGRRLARDFGELENLQVSRKGPGDFVSNADLQAEKTLTDELRKARPNFGFLREESGEEEGLDKSHRWIIDPLDGTTNFLHGIPIFAISIALEHEGRIIAGVIYNPATDDLFTAERGRGAFHNDRRMRVAARDDFHDCVIGTGVPHLGRGKHKPYLAQLEKVMAEVSGIRRLGAASLDLAYVAAGRMDAYWEEALNAWDIAAGIILVREAGGFVTDIDGGDKMLDNGSIIAGNELIRMRLEKTLKK from the coding sequence ATGGCACGCTCAGCTCTTCTCAATGTTATGGTTCAAGCCGCCCTCAAGGCTGGCCGCCGACTTGCTCGGGATTTCGGCGAATTGGAAAATCTGCAGGTCTCCCGCAAGGGCCCGGGGGATTTTGTTTCAAACGCTGACCTGCAGGCTGAAAAAACCCTGACAGATGAGCTTAGAAAAGCCCGTCCGAATTTCGGTTTCCTCAGAGAGGAAAGCGGAGAGGAAGAAGGCTTGGACAAAAGCCATCGCTGGATCATCGATCCACTGGATGGCACGACCAATTTCTTGCACGGAATTCCTATCTTTGCGATTTCAATTGCGCTGGAGCATGAAGGCCGCATCATCGCTGGCGTCATTTACAATCCGGCAACTGACGACCTGTTCACGGCAGAGCGCGGCCGCGGTGCATTTCATAACGACCGACGCATGCGCGTGGCTGCTCGTGACGATTTCCATGATTGCGTCATCGGCACCGGCGTTCCTCACCTTGGCCGTGGCAAACACAAACCTTACCTGGCACAGCTGGAAAAGGTCATGGCTGAAGTCTCAGGTATCCGCCGTTTGGGTGCTGCTTCTCTCGACCTTGCCTATGTGGCAGCCGGTCGTATGGACGCCTATTGGGAAGAAGCGCTCAACGCATGGGATATCGCAGCAGGCATCATTCTGGTGCGCGAAGCTGGTGGCTTCGTAACCGATATCGATGGCGGCGACAAGATGCTGGATAATGGCTCGATCATCGCTGGCAACGAACTGATTCGCATGCGCCTTGAGAAAACCCTCAAGAAATAG
- the efp gene encoding elongation factor P, whose product MKINGNEIRPGNVIEHQSTIWVAVKVNAVKPGKGGAFAQVELKNLLDGRKLNERFRASETVERVRLEQKDFTFLYEEGENLVFMDTVSYEQLELNKDFVGERAAFLQDGMAVVVELYEEKPIGIDLPDQVTLEVTETEPTIKGQTQSSSYKPAMLENGIRCMVPPFITTGEKIVVDTNEIEYVKRAD is encoded by the coding sequence ATGAAGATCAATGGCAACGAAATCCGTCCTGGCAACGTGATTGAACATCAGAGCACGATCTGGGTCGCTGTTAAAGTAAACGCAGTGAAGCCGGGTAAAGGTGGCGCGTTTGCACAGGTAGAGCTCAAGAACCTTCTCGATGGCCGCAAGCTCAATGAACGGTTCCGCGCCAGTGAAACCGTTGAGCGCGTTCGTCTGGAACAAAAAGACTTCACTTTTCTTTATGAAGAAGGTGAGAATCTGGTCTTTATGGACACCGTTTCCTACGAACAGCTTGAACTGAACAAGGACTTTGTTGGCGAACGCGCAGCATTCTTGCAGGACGGCATGGCTGTTGTTGTTGAGCTTTATGAAGAAAAGCCAATCGGCATTGATCTGCCAGATCAGGTAACGCTGGAAGTGACCGAAACCGAGCCAACCATCAAAGGCCAGACCCAGTCTTCATCCTATAAGCCAGCAATGCTGGAAAACGGCATCCGCTGCATGGTTCCTCCGTTCATCACCACCGGTGAAAAGATCGTCGTGGACACCAACGAAATCGAATATGTGAAACGCGCTGACTAA
- a CDS encoding tetratricopeptide repeat protein — MLAKKTSAPSASQPKPHPALKYGRLALLAIALTMSFTPLSAFAEDAVSQPAAPASPTDNILELPQELTEPVPEEEQGDDADKPFSNAASASITDPTNPFDVPRFVLKNTSAYSAYQRGFYLTAFALATKLAGAGDIPSQTLLGNLYLEGNGVPQDSKAAADWFALAADKGDREAQFNLGMLYVRGEGVEKNLQKGLELFQKAAEHDQKNAQFNLGLLYLRGQLVEQDITKALDLLTKSAKQGVAAAGYTLANLYQSDYFPTPDLEQAAYWMRMSAQGGFLDAQLEYGLMLFQGKGVKQDFEASRAWLKQAADAGSILAQNRLARILARGYGKAPDPIEAAKYYLLSKRAGKNDAWLEKYFQDLPDNEKQLALKALKAHTLW, encoded by the coding sequence ATGCTTGCAAAAAAGACCTCTGCGCCAAGCGCAAGCCAACCAAAACCGCATCCTGCTCTGAAATATGGCCGATTGGCTTTGCTCGCCATCGCCCTGACCATGAGCTTTACGCCCCTGTCTGCCTTTGCAGAAGACGCAGTTTCACAACCAGCAGCCCCAGCTTCACCAACAGACAATATTCTGGAGCTTCCCCAAGAGTTGACAGAGCCAGTTCCGGAGGAAGAACAAGGTGATGATGCTGACAAACCATTTTCAAATGCAGCGTCTGCCTCGATCACCGATCCGACCAATCCTTTTGACGTCCCCCGGTTTGTCCTCAAAAATACATCGGCATACTCGGCCTATCAGCGCGGCTTCTATTTGACGGCATTTGCCTTGGCGACGAAATTGGCCGGTGCGGGCGACATCCCCTCCCAAACCCTGCTTGGCAATCTCTATCTGGAAGGAAATGGTGTTCCGCAAGACTCCAAGGCTGCGGCTGACTGGTTTGCTCTGGCAGCCGACAAGGGCGACAGGGAAGCCCAATTCAACCTCGGAATGCTCTATGTTCGTGGCGAAGGCGTCGAAAAGAATCTGCAAAAAGGGCTCGAGCTATTTCAAAAAGCAGCAGAGCACGATCAGAAGAATGCCCAATTCAACTTGGGCCTTTTATATCTCAGAGGGCAGTTGGTAGAGCAGGACATCACAAAAGCGCTCGACCTTTTGACAAAATCAGCCAAGCAGGGCGTCGCAGCTGCCGGATATACCTTGGCCAATCTTTACCAGTCCGATTACTTTCCTACGCCAGATCTGGAACAAGCGGCCTATTGGATGCGAATGTCTGCCCAAGGCGGTTTTCTCGACGCGCAACTGGAATATGGCTTGATGCTGTTCCAGGGCAAAGGCGTCAAGCAAGACTTCGAGGCGTCTCGGGCATGGCTCAAGCAGGCCGCCGACGCCGGCAGCATTCTGGCGCAAAATCGTCTGGCGCGCATTCTGGCCAGAGGCTATGGCAAAGCTCCAGACCCAATCGAAGCGGCCAAGTATTATCTTCTGTCCAAGCGTGCGGGCAAGAATGACGCGTGGCTGGAAAAATACTTTCAGGATCTTCCAGACAACGAAAAACAGCTGGCGCTTAAAGCGCTCAAAGCACATACCCTCTGGTAG
- a CDS encoding thiamine phosphate synthase — protein MEPTQIYLVTPRHIDLETFPAQLQAAMDGGEIAALLIDCETQNDNELQKIAQTIAPMAQKHDIAVVLRGDTRVAGRTKCDGLHIDGDLTDIQNAAEDFSSRFMLGAEGGNKRHTAMEIGESGIDYIMFGRLDAPTQDSIHEKSLEMADWWSTLFEVPAVIIGGKDLGECEKVSALGIEFIALREAIWEHEAGPQIAVSKACALLTEGAKEQS, from the coding sequence ATGGAGCCCACACAGATTTATCTCGTTACCCCGAGGCATATTGATCTGGAAACTTTCCCGGCCCAATTGCAAGCTGCAATGGATGGAGGAGAAATCGCAGCATTGCTGATCGATTGTGAAACCCAGAACGACAATGAATTGCAGAAGATCGCCCAGACCATCGCTCCGATGGCTCAGAAACATGATATCGCCGTGGTTCTGCGCGGAGACACACGCGTCGCAGGCCGCACCAAATGCGACGGTCTTCACATCGATGGAGATCTCACAGACATACAGAATGCCGCAGAAGATTTTTCCAGCCGTTTCATGCTTGGAGCAGAAGGCGGCAACAAGCGCCACACCGCCATGGAAATCGGAGAAAGCGGCATAGACTATATCATGTTTGGTCGACTGGACGCGCCAACACAGGATAGCATTCACGAAAAGTCGCTGGAAATGGCCGACTGGTGGTCGACCCTGTTTGAAGTTCCTGCAGTTATTATCGGCGGCAAAGACCTTGGCGAATGCGAAAAGGTTTCCGCCTTGGGCATCGAGTTCATAGCCCTTCGGGAAGCCATCTGGGAGCATGAGGCCGGACCACAAATTGCCGTGAGCAAAGCCTGCGCTCTGCTAACAGAAGGGGCCAAGGAGCAGTCCTGA